TACCCCTCAATTACTCAACTTCATTCAGCTCACATCTCGAAAGCTTCATGATACAGCTTCTATCTCGTGGCGTACATCAATAAGGCAGATGTACGAAATACCACGACCACCTCAAACCCACAAGCCACTCCCATTTCAACAATGGTGGCCTGATTGACAGTTAGCAGTTCGTGCCAGCAGCTGATTGTCAGTCAGCCACTGTTCACAGTATTCCATTCCCTAGGAGAGAACCCTTCTCCATTACCACTTCTCCCAAAAAAGTAGACTTGGcaggaaaaaaaaaaaaaaaaaaaaaaaaaaaaaaaaaaaaaaaaaaaaaaaaaaaataaaaaaaaaaaaaaaaaaaaaaaaaaaaaaaaaaaaatcatatatatatacatatatacatattataactttgaaaattaaatgGAAATCGAACTAGATTAGTATATCagatattgattaatattagaaaaaggaaaattagagaataatagaaaaataaataaataaataaataagaataaataaagataaaattgcCAAGCTCTACTGAAGGTCTTATATATCAGGAACCCCCAACTTCAGCACTGTTATTACTTTGAGCAGTCATAGAGCTCCATAGCTCAAGACACTGCCGAGTTAGGGTGCAATGACTCACCCTAACATGTTCCACCAGTAGCGTAGCAAAATTTGTCAGTTTCACTCGACTACTAGCAGCAGCAACATGACTGGTCGCGGCAAAGGAGGAAAAGGTCTGGGAAAAGGAGGCGCCAAGCGGCACAGGAAGGTGTTGAGAGACAACATCCAAGGTATCACCAAGCCGGCCATTCGTCGTCTGGCTCGCCGAGGCGGAGTGAAGCGTATCTCGGGTCTCATCTACGAAGAGACACGCGGTGTGCTGAAGGTATTCCTGGAGAACGTGATTCGTGACGCTGTCACCTACACAGAGCACGCCAAACGCAAGACTGTCACCGCTATGGATGTAGTCTACGCGTTGAAACGTCAGGGACGTACACTGTACGGATTCGGAGGTTAACAGAGAATATTATTAGTTCCTGATGGATATCATCCAATCGGTGAACAGTAAGAAGTTGGACATGtataaattgattatatttagTTGGAGTTGTgagagtagaagaagatgaacgTGTGCGTTTGACGAGTTAGTAGTGCAAAAGCCTCTTTTCAGGGCCACTGgatgatatttttctatttcacaACTGTAGCAAGTGACagagaacaataatattgttgttttgATGGAAGGTGTGAGAGAGTAcattttcttctcctcatctCAAAAATCGGTTAGCACACTGACATTCTTCTCTATTCTAGACACACAAAAGTAAATTAAATTGTTTCATTGAACTTGATCATTAAGTGTGCcagtggccctgaaaagggccaaCTAATTTCTAATTTGTGTATATTAGAGGGTGacgacagacagacagacaaccTATGTGAGGGAATAAAGCCGATATGTCTAGGAGACAGACAGAGAGTAACCACTATAGTGACAAacattgatataatataataattgaaaaataaatgtattgctggccctgaaaagggcctTTGTGGTTCAACACCAAGAGTCGAATGCGCGCGAGCGCGCAGTAGCAAGGCAAGCAGACTTAAGCCTTCTTCTCGGTCTTTTTCGGCAAGAGGACAGCCTGGATGTTGGGCAGGACACCACCCTGTGCGATTGTTACGCCGGACAACAGCTTGTTCAGCTCCTCGTCGTTCCTGATTGCCAGTTGCAAGTGACGCGGAATGATACGAGTCTTCTTGTTGTCACGGGCGGCGTTGCCAGCCAACTCCAACACTTCAGCGGCCAGGTACTCCATGAC
Above is a window of Nilaparvata lugens isolate BPH unplaced genomic scaffold, ASM1435652v1 scaffold7654, whole genome shotgun sequence DNA encoding:
- the LOC111061117 gene encoding histone H4 — protein: MTGRGKGGKGLGKGGAKRHRKVLRDNIQGITKPAIRRLARRGGVKRISGLIYEETRGVLKVFLENVIRDAVTYTEHAKRKTVTAMDVVYALKRQGRTLYGFGG
- the LOC111052603 gene encoding histone H2A gives rise to the protein MSGRGKGGKVKGKAKSRSSRAGLQFPVGRIHRLLRKGNYAERVGAGAPVYLAAVMEYLAAEVLELAGNAARDNKKTRIIPRHLQLAIRNDEELNKLLSGVTIAQGGVLPNIQAVLLPKKTEKKA